A genomic segment from Euleptes europaea isolate rEulEur1 chromosome 17, rEulEur1.hap1, whole genome shotgun sequence encodes:
- the CHD9 gene encoding chromodomain-helicase-DNA-binding protein 9 isoform X7: MSPENFPSVSAEGKEEKKGRKIKSKPKDKESKKPKTSSSSKTKERAKIGKLIITLGKKQKRKNDSSDEMSDAKQASQQPFKDEASQKRRSNRQIKRKKYAEEGEGKQSEEEAKVSVKIKKNSAPLPAEQPLQLFIENPSEEDAAIVDKILSSRIIKKEIPGGATVEAEEFFVKYKNYSYLHCEWATEQQLLKDKRIQQKIKRFKLRQAQRAHFFADMEEELFNPDYIEVDRVLEVSFCEDKDTGEPVTYYLVKWCSLPYEDSTWELKEDVDQGKIEEFEQLQALRPDSRRLDRPPPNSWKKIEQSREYKNGNQLREYQLEGLNWLLFNWYNRQNCILADEMGLGKTIQSITFLYEILLTGIRGPFLIIAPLSTIANWEREFRTWTDLNVVVYHGSMISRQMIQQYEMYFRDSQGRIVRGTYKFQAIITTFEMILSGCPELNAIEWRCVIIDEAHRLKNKNCKLLEGLKLMNLEHKVLLTGTPLQNTVEELFSLLHFLEPLRFPAESTFMQEFGDLKTEEQVQKLQAILKPMMLRRLKEDVEKKLAPKEETIIEVELTNIQKKYYRAILEKNFAFLSKGAGQANVPNLVNTMMELRKCCNHPYLIKGAEEKILGEFRETYSPTAPDFHLQAMIQSAGKLVLIDKLLPKMKAGGHKVLIFSQMVRCLDILEDYLLHKRYLYERIDGRVRGNLRQAAIDRFSKPDSDRFVFLLCTRAGGLGINLTAADTCIIFDSDWNPQNDLQAQARCHRIGQNKAVKVYRLITRNSYEREMFDRASLKLGLDKAVLQSMSGRENSVGGIQQLSKKEIEDLLRRGAYGAIMDEEDEGSKFCEEDIDQILQRRTKTITIESEGRGSTFAKASFVASGNRTDISLDDPNFWQKWAKKAEIDIDAISGRNSLVIDTPRIRKQTRPFSATKDELAELSDIESEGDDKPKLRRPCDRSNGYGRTECFRVEKNLLVYGWGRWREILSHGRFKRQLNEQDVEIICRALLAYCLVHYRGDEKIKSFIWDLITPTEDGQTRELQNHLGLSAPVPRGRKGKKVKTQTSTFDIHKAEWLRKYNPEHLLQDDGYKKHIKHHCNKVLLRVRMLYYLKQEVIGSECQKVFEGIEASEIDVWVPEPDHSEVPAEWWDTEADKSLLIGVFKHGYEKYNTIRADAALCFLERVGKPDDKAVAAEQRANDYIDGDVEDPEYKPAPAMFKDDIEDDVSSPGDLIIADGDGQMIEGDKLYWPTQSALTTRLRRLITAYQRTSKNRQIQQIQPVFPVQACVIQTQYEEASVNPKMAAKIERQQRWTRREEADFYRVVSTFGVVFDPDRGQFDWTKFRAMARLHKKTDESLEKYLYAFMAMCRRVCRLPSKDESMDPNIFIQPITEERASRTLYRIELLRKVREQAVRHPQVFERLKLCQPNPDLPVWWECGTHDWDLLIGAAKHGVSRTDYHILRDPELSFMSAQRSYSQNKAALSRTPTPILHPYQMALSASPLALQARLLDVKGSTLEDTKLKNENHKEEPHSSGEESMSVEDVQTRIKTEPLSPKNGTPSHSADHKSVVKADSDRRMVAARTEPLTPNAASKKQRASKRGSDSSSDSDSDSDRSSCSSRSSSSSSSSSSSCSRSRSSSSSSSSCSSASSSSSSSSSSSSSSSSSSSEESDSDEEEAQKRAEGTPHLKAYDEESVASLSTVQDETQDSFQMNNGTPNSNSLLQGGYMLAASYWPKDRVMINRLDSICQTVLKGKWPSARRSYDTNTVASFYTTKLLDSPGAAADYIEPSVPTPPSADVKEENDQSPQMSKVKKHVREKEFTVKINDEGGLKLIFQKQGLSQKRPFESEEGTLGQQQYLARLHELQNASEMSLANFPKSLPESGTSSQSTTNANGVIVDDQPAMKKRRGRRKNVEGVDILFINRNKTPNHVCHGIGATQVASGINPPLLYAQSQGLCDAENPVPVINLKDGTRLAGDDAPKRKDLERWLKEHPGYVEDLGAFIPKIQLHESRPKQKRHRCRNPNKLDINSLTGEERVQLINRRNARKVGGAFAPPLKDLCRFLKENPEYGVAPEWADVVKQSGFLPESMFDRILTGPVVREEVSRRGRRPKSEIAKATAAAAATATTAANVPVNPLLANGLLPGVDLSTLQALQRNLQNFQSLQVTAGLMGMPTGLNTAGEAKNMAAMFPMLLSGMAGLPNLLGMGGLLAKSTESVPEEKKGNDSREPDGRKERTESQNAHNGGENSVSGSPSTSCTAAAAASPLALNPLLLSNILYPGMLLTPGLNLHIPALSQSNIFDVQNNENNSTGIAKSTEKEENSSVQDREGKRETEPSSRNENSTDEGSEKADASSGSDSTSSSSEDSDSSDED; the protein is encoded by the exons CAAGCTTATTATTACTTTGGGTAAAAAGCAGAAGAGGAAAAATGACTCTTCAGATGAAATGTCTGATGCTAAACAGGCCTCTCAGCAGCCATTCAAAGATGAAGCTTCTCAG AAGAGAAGGTCAAACCGTCAGATTAAAAGGAAGAAATATGCAGAAGAAGGCGAAGGGAAACAGTCTGAAGAAGAAGCAAAGGTTTCtgtgaaaataaaaaagaattctGCCCCTCTACCTGCTGAACAACCTTTACAGTTATTCATT GAGAATCCAAGTGAAGAAGACGCAGCAATTGTAGATAAAATTTTATCTTCCAGGATCATAAAGAAAGAA ATTCCTGGGGGAGCGACAGTGGAGGCAGAGGAATTTTTTGTTAAATACAAAAACTA CTCCTACCTCCATTGTGAATGGGCCACAGAACAACAGCTTTTAAAGGATAAAAGAATCCAGCAGAAAATCAAACGTTTCAAGCTGCGGCAAGCACAGAGAGCCCATTTTTTTGCAGAT ATGGAGGAAGAACTTTTCAATCCAGATTATATCGAAGTAGATCGGGTGTTAGAAGTCTCCTTTTGTGAAGATAAGGACACTGGAGAG CCTGTTACTTACTACTTAGTAAAATGGTGCTCATTGCCATATGAAGATAGCACATGGGAGTTGAAAGAAGATGTAGATCAAGGGAAAATAGAAGAGTTTGAACAACTGCAAGCTTTAAGGCCGGATTCAAGGCGACTG GATCGACCGCCTCCTAATTCATGGAAGAAAATAGAACAGTCCAGGGAATATAAAAATGGCAACCAACTCAGGGAATACCAGTTGGAAGGACTCAACTGGCTCCTTTTCAACTGGTATAATAG ACAAAACTGCATCTTAGCTGATGAAATGGGTCTTGGCAAAACCATCCAATCAATAACATTCCTCTATGAAATCCTCCTGACTGGCATAAGAGGGCCTTTCCTGATCATAGCTCCACTTTCCACCATAGCCAACTGGGAAAGAGAGTTCCGCACATGGACTGATCTTAATGTTGTGGTATATCATGGAAGTATGATCAGTAGGCAAATGATACAGCAGTATGAGATGTACTTCAGGGACTCACAG GGTCGCATCGTTAGAGGTACATACAAGTTCCAAGCCATTATCACTACCTTTGAGATGATTCTCAGTGGCTGTCCAGAACTCAATGCCATTGAATGGCGCTGTGTTATTATTGACGAAGCGCACAGACTGAAGAATAAAAACTGCAAACTGCTGGAAGGACTCAAACTCATGAATCTT GAGCACAAGGTGCTGTTGACGGGCACCCCACTGCAGAATACAGTAGAAGAACTGTTCAGCCTCCTTCACTTCCTTGAACCTCTGCGTTTCCCAGCAGAATCTACATTCATGCAGGAATTTGGGGATCTTAAAACAGAGGAGCAG GTGCAAAAACTGCAAGCTATCTTGAAACCAATGATGCTGAGAAGGCTAAAAGAAGATGTAGAGAAGAAGTTGGCTCCCAAGGAAGAAACCATTATTGAAGTTGAGCTAACAAATATCCAGAAAAAGTATTACCGAGCTATTTTAGAGAAGAACTTTGCATTTTTGTCAAAGGGTGCAGGCCAAGCTAATGTGCCCAACTTAGTTAACACTATGATGGAACTCAGGAAGTGCTGCAACCACCCGTATCTTATCAAAG GTGCTGAGGAAAAAATCCTTGGAGAATTTAGGGAAACATACAGTCCAACTGCTCCTGATTTCCACCTGCAAGCAATGATTCAATCTGCTGGGAAATTGGTTCTGATAGACAAACTTCTTCCAAAAATGAAAGCAGGAGGCCATAAAGTGCTTATCTTCTCTCAGATGGTCCGCTGTCTTGATATTCTTGAAGACTACCTTCTACATAAAAG GTACCTGTATGAGCGAATTGATGGAAGAGTAAGGGGGAACTTGCGTCAGGCCGCAATTGATCGTTTTAGCAAACCAGACTCTGATCGGTTTGTGTTCCTTCTTTGTACCAGAGCTGGTGGACTGGGCATTAATCTAACTGCAGCTGATACTTGCATAATTTTTGATTCTGATTGGAATCCTCAGAATGATTTGCAG GCCCAAGCCCGTTGCCATAGGATTGGTCAAAACAAAGCTGTGAAAGTCTACAGGTTGATAACTCGGAACTCATATGAAAGAGAGATGTTTGACAGAGCAAGTCTGAAGCTGGGCCTGGACAAGGCTGTCTTGCAGAGCATGAGCGGAAGGGAGAATAGTGTTGGCGGT ATACAGCAACTCTCAAAAAAAGAAATTGAGGACCTGCTTCGAAGAGGGGCTTATGGGGCCATTATGGACGAGGAAGACGAGGGTTCTAAATTCTGTGAGGAGGATATTGATCAAATCCTGCAACGTCGCACAAAAACAATCACAATTGAATCTGAAGGGAGGGGCTCAACATTTGCTAAG GCCAGTTTTGTTGCATCTGGAAATAGGACAGATATTTCATTAGATGATCCCAATTTTTGGCAGAAGTGGGCCAAAAAAGCAGAAATAGACATAGATGCCATCAGTGGCAGA AATAGCCTGGTCATTGATACTCCCAGAATTAGGAAACAAACAAGGCCATTTAGTGCCACGAAAGACGAGCTTGCTGAATTATCTGACATTGAGAGCGAAGGGGACGATAAACCAAAACTGCGGAGACCTTGTGACCGCTCCAATGGATACGGAAGAACAGAATGCTTCAGGGTGGAGAAAAACTTGctagtctatgg GTGGGGTCGCTGGAGAGAGATTTTGTCACACGGACGGTTCAAAAGGCAGCTAAATGAACAGGATGTGGAGATAATTTGCCGAGCACTCTTAGCTTATTGCCTCGTTCACTACCGAGGGGATGAAAAGATAAAGAGTTTTATATGGGACCTCATCACACCAACTGAGGATGGGCAGACTCGGGAGCTGCAGAATCACCTAG GTTTGTCAGCCCCTGTCCCCAGGGGGCGAAAAGGAAAGAAAGTTAAGACTCAGACCAGCACTTTTGATATACATAAAGCAGAATGGCTTCGAAAGTATAATCCAGAGCATCTATTGCAAGACGATGGGTATAAAAAGCACATAAAGCATCACTGCAACAA GGTCTTACTCCGAGTTAGGATGCTGTATTATTTGAAACAAGAAGTCATTGGTAGTGAGTGCCAAAAGGTTTTTGAAGGAATTGAAGCCAG TGAAATTGATGTCTGGGTCCCTGAGCCAGACCATTCTGAGGTGCCAGCAGAGTGGTGGGATACTGAGGCAGATAAATCTCTCCTAATAGGAGTTTTTAAGCATG GTTATGAAAAGTACAATACAATCAGAGCAGATGCAGCTCTTTGCTTCCTGGAGAGAGTGGGAAAACCCGACGACAAGGCAGTTGCTGCTGAGCAGAGAGCAAATGATTATATCGATGG AGATGTAGAAGATCCAGAATATAAACCAGCACCAGCCATGTTTAAAGATGACATAGAG GATGATGTGTCATCACCGGGGGACCTAATAATAGCAGATGGAG ATGGCCAGATGATTGAAGGGGATAAGCTTTACTGGCCAACACAGTCTGCCTTAACAACACGTTTGCGCCGCCTAATAACAGCCTATCAGCGTACCAGTAAGAACAGACAAATTCAACAAATCCAGCCGGTGTTTCCAGTTCAGGCCTGCGTGATTCAGACTCAGTATGAAGAAGCTTCTGTTAatccaaaaatggctgccaaaattgaAAGACAGCAAAG ATGGACAAGAAGGGAAGAAGCTGACTTCTACAGAGTGGTTTCCACCTTTGGTGTTGTATTCGACCCTGATAGGGGTCAGTTCGATTGGACCAAGTTTAGAGCCATGGCTCGGCTGCATAAGAAAACTGATGAGAGTTTAGAGAAGTACTTGTACGCTTTTATGGCCATGTGCAGAAGAGTCTGTCGCCTGCCTTCAAAAGATG AATCTATGGATCCAAATATTTTCATCCAGCCAATCACTGAAGAACGTGCATCTCGAACCTTGTATCGAATTGAACTTCTCAGGAAGGTGCGGGAACAAGCTGTCCGCCATCCGCAAGTATTTGAGCGGTTAAAACTTTGCCAGCCGAATCCAGACTTACCGGTCTGGTGGGAGTGTGGGACTCATGACTGGGATTTACTGATTGGAGCCGCAAAGCACGGGGTTAGCAGGACAGACTACCACATCCTTCGTGACCCCGAACTTTCATTTATGTCAGCCCAAAGGAGCTACAGTCAAAACAAAGCAGCACTTTCGAGAACCCCTACCCCAATTTTGCATCCGTACCAGATGGCGTTGTCCGCATCACCCCTTGCACTTCAGGCAAGACTGCTAGATGTTAAAGGAAGCACACTTGAGGATACAAAACTCAAGAATGAAAACCATAAGGAGGAACCCCATTCTTCAGGAGAAGAGTCCATGTCTGTCGAGGATGTGCAGACACGAATAAAGACTGAGCCTTTGAGCCCAAAGAATGGCACACCATCACATTCTGCAGATCACAAATCGGTTGTGAAAGCGGACAGTGACAGGCGCATGGTTGCGGCAAGGACAGAGCCCCTAACTCCAAATGCTGCTTCCAAGAAACAGAGAGCTAGCAAGAGAGGATCCGACTCCAGCTCCGATTCAGACTCTGATTCAGACAGATCGTCCTGTTCTTCCAGATCATCTTCATCTtcgtcatcttcctcctcctcctgttcacgCTCCAGATCCAGCTCTTCGTCCTCTTCATCTTGTTCTTCAGCCTCATCGTCGTCGTCTTCCTCTTCATCGTCgtcgtcttcatcttcttcatcttcatctgaAGAGAGTGACAGTGATGAAGAGGAGGCACAAAAGAGAG CAGAAGGAACTCCTCACTTGAAAGCGTATGATGAAGAGAGTGTAGCTTCCTTGAGCACTGTGCAGGATGAAACCCAGGACAGTTTTCAAATGAATAATGGAACACCGAATTCTAATTCTCTCTTACAAGGTGGATATATGTTGGCTGCTTCCTACTGGCCAAAG GACCGCGTCATGATTAATCGTCTGGACAGTATTTGTCAGACAGTCTTGAAAGGTAAATGGCCGTCGGCGAGGCGAAGTTACGACACCAACACCGTGGCTTCTTTCTATACCACCAAACTTCTAGACAGCCCGGGTGCCGCTGCAGACTACATTGAGCCCAGTGTACCAACTCCCCCAAGTGCAGATGTTAAAGAAGAAAATGATCAATCACCACAGATGTCAAAGGTGAAGAAGCATGTACGGGAAAAGGAGTTTACAGTGAAAATCAATGAc GAAGGTGGTTTGAAATTAATTTTTCAGAAGCAGGGGCTTTCTCAGAAAAGGCCATTTGAAAGTGAAGAAGGCACATTAGGACAGCAGCAATACCTTGCCCGGCTACATGAACTCCAGAATGCTTCAGAAATGAGCCTTGCTAATTTCCCAAAGTCTTTGCCAGAATCGG GAACTTCCAGCCAATCAACAACTAATGCAAATGGAGTAATAGTTGATGACCAGCCTGCAATGAAAAAGAGGCGAGGAAGGAGAAAGAATGTGGAAGGAGTTGATATCCTGTTTatcaacagaaataaaacacCTAACCAC GTTTGTCATGGCATCGGTGCCACTCAGGTTGCTTCAGGAATAAACCCACCTCTTCTATACGCACAATCCCAAGGCTTGTGTGATGCAGAAAACCCAGTTCCCGTTATTAATTTGAAAGATGGAACAAGACTTGCAGGTGATGATGCCCCCAAAAGAAAAGATTTAGAGAGATGGCTTAAAGAACATCCCGGCTATGTTGAAGATTTAGGagcttttattcct AAAATTCAGCTTCATGAGAGCAGACCCAAACAGAAAAGGCACCGTTGCCGAAATCCAAATAAACTGGACATTAATAGCCTCACTGGAGAAGAACGTGTTCAACTTATCAATAGGAGGAATGCTAGGAAG GTAGGAGGTGCATTTGCGCCTCCACTGAAGGACTTGTGCAGATTCCTGAAAGAGAACCCGGAGTATGGAGTAGCTCCCGAATGGGCGGATGTTGTAAAACAGTCT GGATTTCTTCCTGAAAGCATGTTTGACCGCATTTTAACGGGGCCTGTTGTACGAGAAGAAGTAAGCAGGAGAGGAAGGAGGCCTAAAAGTGAGATTGCCAAGGCAACCGCAGCCGCTGCCGCCACTGCTACAACCGCAGCCAATGTCCCGGTCAACCCTTTGCTAGCCAATGGGCTACTTCCAGGAGTGGATCTGTCTACCCTTCAGGCCTTACAGCGAAACCTGCAAAACTTTCAGTCGCTGCAAGTTACAGCAGGTTTAATGGGAATGCCTACTGGTCTGAACACCGCTGGGGAAGCAAAAAACATGGCTGCCATGTTTCCCATGCTGCTTTCAGGAATGGCCGGCTTACCGAATTTACTAGGAATGGGAGGACTCCTGGCAAAGTCTACAGAATCTGTTCCTGAGGAGAAAAAGGGAAATGACTCCAGAGAGCCTGATGGAAGGAAAGAGAGGACAGAGAGCCAAAACGCACATAATGGTGGAGAAAACTCTGTGTCGGGTTCTCCTTCCACATCCTGTACCGCTGCGGCAGCTGCCAGCCCCTTAGCTCTTAACCCCTTACTGTTGTCCAATATACTTTATCCAGGGATGCTTCTCACTCCAGGCCTTAATCTCCATATCCCAGCTTTGTCCCAGTCTAATATTTTTGATGTACAGAACAATGAAAACAACAGCACAGGTATAGCTAAGTCTACAGAAAAGGAGGAGAACTCCAGCGTTCAAGATcgagaaggaaaaagagaaacagaGCCTAGCTCTCGCAATGAAAACAGCACAGATGAGGGTTCAGAGAAAGCCGATGCTTCCTCTGGATCAGACAGTACATCATCCTCGTCCGAGGATTCAGACTCTAGTGACGaagactga